ATCGCTGTCGTTTGCAAACGGATCCTGCAAACAGGTTGCGACTGATCTTTGAGCGTTCTCGGCGGTCGTGGTGACTCTTAGCCGAACGGGGCAGTGATTCATGGTTTTCAAGAGGTTATAAGTGACAAGGAGTGCCAAAATTACGTATGCCCCTTATGAATTAGCGTGACAATACGCTTCTTCAAAACTTGACTCTGCAGGTCGCAGAGTCCTTCGAATCGCCTTGCTATGCCCTTGGCGTGGCGTTCGAATTGTGTCTCGCTGTTCTTCTTATCCAGCGTTTATGTTCGCGTTCGTGAACTACGAAGGATTGTTGCGGACAACTTCGACTTCGGTCGATTGAGAAACGCCTTCGGGTAATTGTTCAAGCGACAAACCAGGACGCAGCTCCTTCGCTTGCTCCGCATCGGGATAGATGGCTACGATCCAAAACCGAGTGCCAGCGGGAGTGCTGCCGTTCCCAAATCGAACAGACGAAACAAAGCGATTCCTTCCATCAGGCACGCAAACGCCTTGTACCCACCAATCGTCATTGGCTTGAGTCGATCGAATCAAGATGACGGGGATTCTTTTGTTTAACGAAAAACACGTGACTGTATCGGCTCGTTTCACCTGACTGTTTTCTGTTGGACTTCGGATCAATTCAGGTAGCTTCGTATTCGAAACGACTCCTTCTAATTCAAATACCGTTTTCGGCTTTCCTAGAATGCCATCGGGTTTCTGAAGGGTGACCTCGATGACTCGTTCAACCGTCTGTTGATGTTGGGGCGTCAGCGACATTAACGCTGAAGTTTTCGCGTCGTCGCCCTGAGCCATGACACCGGGGATGGTGGCAAACAATGCGATGCCGACAAGATTAAAGATTTTCATTTTGTTGTTCCTCCAAAAGGGTCCTGCTTGGGTGATGTCTCGACGAGGGTGAAGGTATCAAAATTCTTCCCGTTCACCCCCCAAAAAGGCTGTGGCATCAGATTGATATTTCGACACGACGGTGGTCGAAACGAATGCGGTCGCTCTGCACGATTGTTGGATCTTTTCGGTAACGCCACTTTCAACGAACAGATACTCCGTGCGCCCATTTTCGTTCGGACTACGCAGTTTGTATTGACTGCGCAGGGCAGACGCACCATGTCGTAGAGGGGACTTAACCCGTGCAACCAGGACTACTGTTGCAACAGTCAGTGACATTGCTATGTCGAGGCAAGTCAGAAGTTGCTTTTTCGCTTGGGCATTTTGCGAGAGCTAGCATTATTTGTGATCGACGTCAGTTGGATCACAGAGGGGCATGCGTACAGTTGAATGGGGCACATACACAATTCATTCAAAGGGATAAGACATGCAATCACCAGGAAGCCAAGACACGTCGTGGAACAACGTTTCCGAATCGGAGTTTGGGGATACCTCGACGTCCGGACAAACCGCCACGATCGATGGAAGCAGCCATTCGTCTCAATCGAGTTGGCAAGGAATTCGTCGAGCATCTCAGTGCAGGCCGCGAGGGCCCCACGCCACAACGCGCCCGCCAGCACCGATTACCCCAGTTCCCAAACGCCCCAAAGGCAGTCTGTTCACGGGTTCTCTGCTCATCTGTTTGTGCGCAGCAATGGGATATTTCCTCTGGGATTGGCAGCTGCGATACCAATCACATGGAGTCGTTCAGGGAAGAATCTTGAATGTCACGCCGCCCTGGGAAGGAAACGTGCTGACGTTGCAAGTGCGCGAAGGCGACTCGGTTCGACAAGGCCAAGTGTTATTAACAGTCACCAATATCGAGAAGGAGCAACGGATGGCCGAAGTCGCCGACGCCCTGAAACTTGCCCAAGCAACGTTAGAGGCGAAAGTCTCGGAAATGCGATGGCAATCGCAATTACGTGGTGACCGGAACCAGAAAGCGCTCGGCGAGTACTACGAAATGTGGGGTGATCTTTCAAATCAACGCACGCAACTGTTGCAGGCCGAAAGCGAATTGCAACGCTTGCGGGCGACGCGAGAAAAGAACGAGATGGCGGTACGCGTCAAAGACGTGGAAAATGCAAGTTTCCTTGTCGACGGACTGCGGGCAAAGATCGAGAAACAAACCGCTGCCGTATCGGAAATGAAAAAGCGAGTTGAGATTTACGATCAATTTGCAGACGACGCGTCGGCAACGATTCAGCCCGCAATACTGAACATCAGTAATCTTCAAGCGGAATTGGTTCGACTGCGAGAAGTTGTCCAACAGGGGCAAATCTGTTCGCCAGTGAACGGAACGGTCGTGAAGGTACGGCGATATGCAGGCGACTACGCGAATGTCTCGGAAACCGTCATGGAGATTTTGGAAGACGCCACGATCGAACCGGTTTTGTATTTCTCGCAGGACAACGCGGACCAAATGCGGGTCGGAGACGAAGTGGAAATCGATGTTCGACCAGGCCAGGAACGCCTTCGCTGTCGCATCACACGTGTCGGTGAACAATTGGAATACGCTCCACCAAACATCGAACGGTACTACCGCAAGAATGAAAAACTCTTGCCGGTCTATCTTCAGCCTTACGAAGCCAAGGGCGTTGATTCGCTACTGTACCTGGGCAGCGAAATTCATCTTCCACGCTTTTCGTTTGCGACAGCGAATCCATAGGACTCGCTTATGTCGGGTGGATGAAGCGACATCCCTGCTGATTGTGGGACTCGTTGATTCGCCCCCATCGCTCGCAATGACTAAATGAATGACGTAGCGGCTTTCCAATCGTCCTATCGATGATGCCGTGTCCACGCTGCCAACTCTTATAACAATATCAAAGGAAAATAATGCAAACCTCTATTGATCAGCCAAGACATTCCATTCCCAAACGCGCGGGAGAAGCACTACCGGATAAAACGGAGTTGCTGTTAGGCGGGACTTTTTATGCCTTGGGTTCCTCTGCGTTCTCGGACCCGAATGAACCGCTAAAAGCTCCACACTTCCCGATAGCCCATGAGCATGACGGCGATGAACTCGACGAGTCGCGGTATGCGTTGACTCGGGGAGTCTTTGCCATCCCAATCATGCACGACAACTCCCCCGACGCGGGAAACTCAGCCGAAGGGTTGACGATTGCACTCAGCCACGACGGCGCGACCTTCGAGTTGGCCACAACAACACGACCAGCGACTGCGAAATGGTTGTTGGGAATCGAAGACGACAACGGCCAATTGGGGTTTAAAACGGTGGTTGCGAAATCTGTCTCGCAAGCCGGATTGGGGCTTCGTGTTTCAGCGGCATTCGTCGCTCCGGTCGACGATCCTCTGTCGGACGATAACTTGACACCGATGCTGAACAAGCAGGACCTCACTTTTCACACCAAACTGCCACAGATTGTGTTGAATCAGTGGGTGTCATTGGGCGTGCTCAAGCCGCAATTGATCGACCGTGTTCTGGTTTGTCGATCCTGCGGTTCATTGCCGACACTTCGACGCGGATGTCGAAACTGCGGATCCGTCGAAGTGAAATCCCAACGATTGATTCACCACTTCGCATGTGCGCACGTCGATCACGTCAGCAGCTTCGATCGGGGTACGGAACTGGCATGTCCGAAATGTCTTGGAAAAGATTTGGTCGTGGGTTCGGACTTCGAATACCTCGCCGGCCCATTGCAGTGTCCCGAGTGCCAATGGTCCGACACAGAGCTCTTAACGATCGCACGGTGCGGTAACTGTGGCGACGAATGTTCATTAGACCAAACCGTTGAAAAGGAAATGGTGCAATATCGTGTTAAACGACTGGAATCATTGGCTCTCGTCACTGCAAACTGACCAATGGCTGTTCGCTCTGCTGCCGTTGCTATTGTTTGATGGCCTTCGATACTCGTTAGGTTCGCTGGCTATTTGGCTGTATGATTTCGCTCGTGAAGTCGGCATCACGCTACTGGGCAACCGGAAAGAGCCGCGGTTCGGATATTGCCCATCCGTGTGTGTCGTTATCGCCGGCTTGAACGAAGCCGAAACTTTGCCGCATACGCTACGGTCAGTTTGGAACAGCTATCCGCAGTTGGAAATCATCGTGGTCGATGACGGATCGCGTGACGCGATGAGCAGGGTGGCTACGGACTTTGCGCGTGACCACGCGGGTGTGACTGTCTTGAAGAAAAATAATCGCGGCGGTAAATCGTCGGCGCTCAACTTCGCTTTGCCGTTCACAACCGCCGAGATTCTTGTCGGTGTTGATAGCGACTCGCATGTGGGCGAAAACGCGATTTGGGAAATAGTCCAACCGTTTGCTAACGCAGAAGTAGGCGCGGTGTCTGCCGCTGTGGTGGCTCGCAATACGCACGCCAGTTTAGTATCGAGGTTGCAAGCATTGGAGTATTTGGGATCCATCTTTTTAGGACGTCTACTGTCTGATCGTTTCGGAACATTGGGAATCGTCTCGGGAGCGTTTGGCGCATTCCGTCGCGATGCTTTGTCGCGAACAGGTGGATGGGACGTTGGACCAGGCGAAGACGGAGACTTGACACTCCGGATACGAAAGTCGGGCTATCAGGTTGCGTTTGCGCCCTATGCCCAGTGTTTTACAAATGTCCCGACGGCCGCGATGTCATTAATCAAGCAACGTCGGCGTTGGGAGTGGGCGCTAATCACACTCGAATGCCGCAAGCATGTGGATTTAGCTAATCCGTTGTCCAAGAACTTCTGCATCAACAACCTCACCATGCTAATGGATCGCTGGACTTTCAATCTGGCTCTGCAGTTTGGCTTCTGGGCATACATGGGATGGCTGTGCGTTCACGCTAACAACGATACATGGAAGCTGTTCTTTCTGTATTACCTGGTTTTCGTGGCTATGAATGTGATTCAAATAGCCGTCGTGCTGTACTATTCCAACGACCGTCGTCGTGACTTAAGCGCTGGTTTCGCCATACCATTGATGCCCCTGTATCAAGTTGCGTTACGAGCGGTGATGTTCTACGGCATTCTTGAAGAACTATTCTTCCGTAGCTCGCACCACGATAACTTTGTTCCGGAGCATGTTCGTCGAACGACGTGGCATTGGTAATGATGCTTCTCAATGCGTCAAACTATCACCTTCGTCAGTTGAGATCGATTCCGTGATTTGGACCGATGTGATCTCACTGGCGAGTTGGCAGGTTGGCACGGGATCGATGGCATTGGATTGATAAAAGACGTCCAGGTAAGTCAGATAGGTTCCGCGTGCGTAGTGGACCAAGGCAACCGCGATCGAGTGTTCGACTTGCGACCGGGCCAATGCTGTTTCGGCCTCGACGGCGCGTTGGATCGCAATGTTGACGAATTCCAGCGGAAAGTCGACTACCTGATACTTTTCACGTACGGCCGCCACACGTTGACGCGCCGCATCAACGCGATCTTGATTGATACCGCTGGTCGCGAACGCTCGTTGCTGTTCAGCAAATGCTGCGTCCAGTTCAATGGCGATTTGACGTTCTTGCTCGAAATAGATTGCCTTTTCTCGCATCAATTGAAACTGAGCATTACGTACAGCCGAATGGCCACGTCGAAAACCGACTGGCGATTTCCATTCCAACCCAACGGCCCAATCTTGCAAATCGCCGCGAAGCAGGTCCGAGTACGCGCCACTGTTGGCCTCATTGGTCGATCCGAACAATTCCTCGCCAAAGCCGTGCATACGATATCGTCCAATTAGATCGACCTGCGGCTGCAGGAAGTTTCGGGCAGCGACAAGTTCACATTCATGCTTTGTAATGTTCAGTTTCTGAGACTGCAATTCAATGTTGTTCTGCAGTGCGAAAGCAAGCGAACTTGGACGGTCGAAAATGACCTCACTTTGAATTGTTGCATCGATAGGACGAATCAGCTTGCCATCGTAAAATGGAATTCCAATTAGAAATCGCAAGCGACGTTCGGCTGCCAGCAAGCCGGTGTCAAACCTGACTGAGCTATCTTGCGCCGCGTTGGAAGCAGCCAGACCGTCGGCGCGGCCGACGAAAGCGTTTTCGACCTCGGTGACCCAGGCATAGTAGCGTTCGCGAGCAAGGGCTTCTTCGGCGCCATCGGCATCGCCTGTTTCAAGTCGAGCCTGCACGATGCGCCATGTTGCCAATGCCGCGTCACGTCCTTGTACCTTCGCCTCTAAATTGCGATAGGAAAGCGATAGTTCCCAGTACGCGCGTTCCACGTTGAGTAGCAAGTCGCGGACGGCGGCTTTAAAATCGGTAATTTCAATGCGAGTGTTGATTTGGGCAATCCGCACCCCTCGGTAGTTTCCCGGTGTGGAACCGGGACCCGCAATCTGATTGAACGCGCGTCCGGCACCTTGTTTCAAAGGATGACGAATTTCGCCCTGAAAACCACCTGTATAGCTCTGTGAAAATCGATTGAGAGGTGAATTGTTGCGATCAAAATCCGTTAGGTTGCCTAGCTTAAGCTGGGTCCCGTTTCGAGTAATCTTTGAGACCGAAACATCGAACAGTCCGTAGTTCACGCGTGGATCTCGGGTGCCCTGACCCTCGATCGTATTGTTCAACGTCTGCTCCGTTCTGCCGTAAAGCAAGCTCGAGGCAAGTTGGGCGTCAAAGTCGCTTAGGGCAGCCTGAACTCCAAGCTGGGGATCTGTTTTAACGATCACTGGATCGAAGGCTGTCGAAACGCTTTCCGGGTCGGAAACGACTGCCCCGCCGATGTCGCGAATTACCTGGCTTCGTTCCAAGGTCATCTGAATGACCGCATCAAGCGTGAGTTCCCATTCCTCCCGTTCCTCTGGGGGCAATTGCACATCGCAAATGGGAATAGGCTCGTCCGAAACGCAAGTGTATTTGACTTCCGTCCACTTGGGATCCAGTAGCGCGGTCGAGACTCGGTCAGTTGCAGGAATATGTCTGGCCTGACTGATCTTGTGCGAACGCATCCCGCACCCTGCCAGCAACCAGACGTAACCGACGAAAATGAGACCACATATCTTCATTGACAAATTCATAACACCCTGAATTCGTAAAACGGAAATGATGCCCCAACACAGCAATCTGTCGTCCTCGAACCACACCGGACACCAATTTGATCACGCCCCCCATCTTTACAGGCAAAGGCGTCAAATCCGTTGCAAACCAATGCGTTCTCAGATGAGATGACCTTGAGTGTTACCGGTTGAAGAGGTAGTG
The Neorhodopirellula lusitana DNA segment above includes these coding regions:
- a CDS encoding HlyD family secretion protein, whose protein sequence is MGYFLWDWQLRYQSHGVVQGRILNVTPPWEGNVLTLQVREGDSVRQGQVLLTVTNIEKEQRMAEVADALKLAQATLEAKVSEMRWQSQLRGDRNQKALGEYYEMWGDLSNQRTQLLQAESELQRLRATREKNEMAVRVKDVENASFLVDGLRAKIEKQTAAVSEMKKRVEIYDQFADDASATIQPAILNISNLQAELVRLREVVQQGQICSPVNGTVVKVRRYAGDYANVSETVMEILEDATIEPVLYFSQDNADQMRVGDEVEIDVRPGQERLRCRITRVGEQLEYAPPNIERYYRKNEKLLPVYLQPYEAKGVDSLLYLGSEIHLPRFSFATANP
- a CDS encoding glycosyltransferase family 2 protein, with the protein product MLNDWNHWLSSLQTDQWLFALLPLLLFDGLRYSLGSLAIWLYDFAREVGITLLGNRKEPRFGYCPSVCVVIAGLNEAETLPHTLRSVWNSYPQLEIIVVDDGSRDAMSRVATDFARDHAGVTVLKKNNRGGKSSALNFALPFTTAEILVGVDSDSHVGENAIWEIVQPFANAEVGAVSAAVVARNTHASLVSRLQALEYLGSIFLGRLLSDRFGTLGIVSGAFGAFRRDALSRTGGWDVGPGEDGDLTLRIRKSGYQVAFAPYAQCFTNVPTAAMSLIKQRRRWEWALITLECRKHVDLANPLSKNFCINNLTMLMDRWTFNLALQFGFWAYMGWLCVHANNDTWKLFFLYYLVFVAMNVIQIAVVLYYSNDRRRDLSAGFAIPLMPLYQVALRAVMFYGILEELFFRSSHHDNFVPEHVRRTTWHW
- a CDS encoding TolC family protein — its product is MKICGLIFVGYVWLLAGCGMRSHKISQARHIPATDRVSTALLDPKWTEVKYTCVSDEPIPICDVQLPPEEREEWELTLDAVIQMTLERSQVIRDIGGAVVSDPESVSTAFDPVIVKTDPQLGVQAALSDFDAQLASSLLYGRTEQTLNNTIEGQGTRDPRVNYGLFDVSVSKITRNGTQLKLGNLTDFDRNNSPLNRFSQSYTGGFQGEIRHPLKQGAGRAFNQIAGPGSTPGNYRGVRIAQINTRIEITDFKAAVRDLLLNVERAYWELSLSYRNLEAKVQGRDAALATWRIVQARLETGDADGAEEALARERYYAWVTEVENAFVGRADGLAASNAAQDSSVRFDTGLLAAERRLRFLIGIPFYDGKLIRPIDATIQSEVIFDRPSSLAFALQNNIELQSQKLNITKHECELVAARNFLQPQVDLIGRYRMHGFGEELFGSTNEANSGAYSDLLRGDLQDWAVGLEWKSPVGFRRGHSAVRNAQFQLMREKAIYFEQERQIAIELDAAFAEQQRAFATSGINQDRVDAARQRVAAVREKYQVVDFPLEFVNIAIQRAVEAETALARSQVEHSIAVALVHYARGTYLTYLDVFYQSNAIDPVPTCQLASEITSVQITESISTDEGDSLTH